A window of Gadus chalcogrammus isolate NIFS_2021 chromosome 16, NIFS_Gcha_1.0, whole genome shotgun sequence contains these coding sequences:
- the LOC130405497 gene encoding tripartite motif-containing protein 3-like isoform X2 — translation MEYYCESCETAMCLECTEGEHREHMTVPLRDVLEQHKTALNDQLDTVRNRIPQLTAAIDLVNEISKQLTDRKNDAVAEISNTFEELEKAMHLRKNALIAEVENICSTKQKVLQAQLASLLRGKENIQASCSFTEQALSHGSATEVLLVQKQMSERVSALARHTFPEQPHENGHLECQVETEGLRRSIQNLGVLITTGAVGHTSVATGGGLRHALVGQPTTVTVTTKDKESELVRSGNAALRAQITSADGTVGCPDVEVVDNKNGTYEVGYTVRTEGEYSFSLLLYQQPVRGSPFRLRAVKPSDVLQSPDDVKRRVKSPSGGGGHVRQKAVRRPSSMYSTTKKKENPIEDELIYRVGARGRDKGEFTNLQGISTSSNGRIIVADSNNQCIQIFSNDGLFKMRFGVRGRSPGQLQRPTGVTVDMNGDIIVADYDNHWISIFSSDGKFKSKIGVGRLMGPKGVAVDKNGHIITVDNKACCVFIFQANGKLVTKFGAKGTSDRQFAEKCGANIAPDQKLSKSGPVFSPHFVAVNNKNEIVVTDFHNHSVKVYNADGEFLFKFGSHGEGNGQFNAPTGVAVDANGNIIVADWGNSRIQVFDSSGSFLSYINTSADPLYGPQGLALTSDGHVAVADSGNHCFKVYRYLQ, via the exons ATGGAGTACTACTGCGAGTCGTGTGAGACGGCCATGTGTCTCGAGTGCACAGAGGGCGAGCACCGGGAGCACATGACCGTGCCTCTCCGAGACGTGCTGGAGCAGCACAAGACGGCCCTGAACGACCAGCTGGACACCGTCCGCAACAG GATACCCCAGCTGACGGCCGCCATCGACCTGGTGAACGAGATCTCCAAGCAGCTGACGGACCGCAAGAACGACGCGGTGGCCGAGATCAGCAACACGTTCGAGGAGCTGGAGAAAGCCATGCACCTGAGGAAGAACGCCCTGATCGCCGAGGTGGAGAACATCTGCAGCACCAAGCAGAAG GTGCTGCAGGCCCAGCTGGCGTCGCTCCTGCGCGGCAAGGAGAACATCCAGGCCAGCTGCAGCTTCACGGAGCAGGCCCTGAGCCACGGCTCGGCCACCGAGGTGCTGCTCGTTCAGAAGCAGATGAGCGAGCGGGTGAGCGCCCTGGCCCGCCACACCTTCCCCGAGCAGCCGCACGAGAACGGCCACCTGGAGTGCCAGGTGGAGACGGAGGGGCTGCGGCGCTCCATCCAGAACCTGGGCGTGCTCATCACCACGGGCGCCGTGGGCCACACCAGCGTGGCCACGGGCGGCGGGCTGCGGCACGCCCTGGTGGGCCAGCCCACCACGGTGACGGTCACCACCAAGGACAAGGAGAGCGAGCTGGTGCGCAGCGGCAACGCGGCGCTGCGCGCGCAGATCACGTCGGCGGACGGCACCGTCGGCTGCCCCGacgtggaggtggtggacaaTAAGAACGGCACCTACGAGGTGGGCTACACGGTGCGCACGGAGGGCGAGTACAGCTTCTCCCTGCTGCTGTACCAGCAGCCGGTCCGGGGCAGCCCCTTCCGCCTGCGGGCCGTGAAGCCGTCGGACGTGCTGCAGTCCCCCGACGACGTCAAGCGGCGGGTGAAGTCgcccagcggcggcggcgggcacgTGCGGCAGAAGGCGGTGCGGCGGCCGTCCAGCATGTACAGCACCACCAAGAAGAAGGAGAACCCCATCGAGGACGAGCTCATCTACCGCGTGG GAGCTCGAGGGCGGGATAAAGGAGAGTTCACCAACCTACAAGgcatctccacctccagcaaTGGGCGAATCATTGTCGCCGACAGCAACAACCAGTGTATACAG ATATTTTCGAACGACGGCCTGTTCAAGATGAGGtttggggtcagaggtcgctcCCCGGGCCAGCTGCAGCGCCCGACCGGCGTCACGGTGGACATGAACGGGGACATCATCGTGGCCGACTACGACAACCACTGGATCAGCATCTTCTCTTCGGATGGGAAGTTCAAG AGCAAGATAGGCGTGGGACGTCTGATGGGACCCAAGGGTGTGGCCGTCGACAAGAATGGGCACATCATCACCGTGGACAACAAGGCTTGCTGCGTCTTCATCTTCCAGGCCAACGGGAAGCTGGTCACCAAGTTCGGGGCCAAAGGAACTTCAGACAGACAGTTCGCAG AAAAATGCGGTGCAAACATAGCACCGGATCAAAAGCTGAGTAAATCTGGCCCCGTCTTCA GTCCTCACTTTGTAGCCGTGAACAACAAGAATGAGATCGTAGTGACGGACTTCCACAACCACTCAGTGAAG gtatACAACGCAGACGGAGAGTTCCTGTTTAAGTTTGGTTCCCACGGCGAGGGGAACGGCCAGTTCAACGCTCCAACCGGTGTTGCCGTGGACGCCAACGGCAACATCATCGTGGCAGACTGGGGCAACAGTCGCATTCAG GTCTTTGACAGCTCAGGCTCCTTCCTCTCCTACATCAACACGTCTGCGGACCCCCTGTACGGGCCGCAGGGCCTGGCCCTCACGTCTGACGGACACGTCGCCGTGGCGGACTCTGGGAACCACTGCTTCAAGGTCTACCGCTACCTACAGTAG
- the LOC130405497 gene encoding tripartite motif-containing protein 3-like isoform X1 translates to MSLTMAKRESGSTSPVVRQIDKQFLVCSICLDHYHNPKVLPCLHTFCEKCLQNYIPPQSLTLSCPVCRQTSILPEKGVSALQNNFFITNLMDVLQRDPECGNRHQASSGLESVSAVAAAQPLSCPNHEGKVMEYYCESCETAMCLECTEGEHREHMTVPLRDVLEQHKTALNDQLDTVRNRIPQLTAAIDLVNEISKQLTDRKNDAVAEISNTFEELEKAMHLRKNALIAEVENICSTKQKVLQAQLASLLRGKENIQASCSFTEQALSHGSATEVLLVQKQMSERVSALARHTFPEQPHENGHLECQVETEGLRRSIQNLGVLITTGAVGHTSVATGGGLRHALVGQPTTVTVTTKDKESELVRSGNAALRAQITSADGTVGCPDVEVVDNKNGTYEVGYTVRTEGEYSFSLLLYQQPVRGSPFRLRAVKPSDVLQSPDDVKRRVKSPSGGGGHVRQKAVRRPSSMYSTTKKKENPIEDELIYRVGARGRDKGEFTNLQGISTSSNGRIIVADSNNQCIQIFSNDGLFKMRFGVRGRSPGQLQRPTGVTVDMNGDIIVADYDNHWISIFSSDGKFKSKIGVGRLMGPKGVAVDKNGHIITVDNKACCVFIFQANGKLVTKFGAKGTSDRQFAEKCGANIAPDQKLSKSGPVFSPHFVAVNNKNEIVVTDFHNHSVKVYNADGEFLFKFGSHGEGNGQFNAPTGVAVDANGNIIVADWGNSRIQVFDSSGSFLSYINTSADPLYGPQGLALTSDGHVAVADSGNHCFKVYRYLQ, encoded by the exons ATGTCTCTCACTATGGCTAAGCGCGAGAGTGGCAGTACCAGCCCGGTGGTGCGGCAGATAGACAAGCAGTTCCTGGTCTGCAGCATCTGCCTGGACCACTACCACAACCCCAAGGTGCTGCCCtgcctccacaccttctgcgAGAA ATGCTTACAGAACTACATCCCGCCTCAGTCCCTGACGCTGTCGTGCCCCGTGTGCCGGCAGACGTCCATCCTCCCGGAGAAGGGCGTGTCGGCCCTGCAGAACAACTTCTTCATCACCAACCTGATGGACGTCCTGCAGCGAGACCCCGAGTGCGGCAACCGCCACCAGGCCTCCAGCGGCCTGGAGTCCGTCAGCGCCGTGGCCGCCGCGCAGCCGCTGTCCTGCCCCAACCACGAGGGcaag gtcATGGAGTACTACTGCGAGTCGTGTGAGACGGCCATGTGTCTCGAGTGCACAGAGGGCGAGCACCGGGAGCACATGACCGTGCCTCTCCGAGACGTGCTGGAGCAGCACAAGACGGCCCTGAACGACCAGCTGGACACCGTCCGCAACAG GATACCCCAGCTGACGGCCGCCATCGACCTGGTGAACGAGATCTCCAAGCAGCTGACGGACCGCAAGAACGACGCGGTGGCCGAGATCAGCAACACGTTCGAGGAGCTGGAGAAAGCCATGCACCTGAGGAAGAACGCCCTGATCGCCGAGGTGGAGAACATCTGCAGCACCAAGCAGAAG GTGCTGCAGGCCCAGCTGGCGTCGCTCCTGCGCGGCAAGGAGAACATCCAGGCCAGCTGCAGCTTCACGGAGCAGGCCCTGAGCCACGGCTCGGCCACCGAGGTGCTGCTCGTTCAGAAGCAGATGAGCGAGCGGGTGAGCGCCCTGGCCCGCCACACCTTCCCCGAGCAGCCGCACGAGAACGGCCACCTGGAGTGCCAGGTGGAGACGGAGGGGCTGCGGCGCTCCATCCAGAACCTGGGCGTGCTCATCACCACGGGCGCCGTGGGCCACACCAGCGTGGCCACGGGCGGCGGGCTGCGGCACGCCCTGGTGGGCCAGCCCACCACGGTGACGGTCACCACCAAGGACAAGGAGAGCGAGCTGGTGCGCAGCGGCAACGCGGCGCTGCGCGCGCAGATCACGTCGGCGGACGGCACCGTCGGCTGCCCCGacgtggaggtggtggacaaTAAGAACGGCACCTACGAGGTGGGCTACACGGTGCGCACGGAGGGCGAGTACAGCTTCTCCCTGCTGCTGTACCAGCAGCCGGTCCGGGGCAGCCCCTTCCGCCTGCGGGCCGTGAAGCCGTCGGACGTGCTGCAGTCCCCCGACGACGTCAAGCGGCGGGTGAAGTCgcccagcggcggcggcgggcacgTGCGGCAGAAGGCGGTGCGGCGGCCGTCCAGCATGTACAGCACCACCAAGAAGAAGGAGAACCCCATCGAGGACGAGCTCATCTACCGCGTGG GAGCTCGAGGGCGGGATAAAGGAGAGTTCACCAACCTACAAGgcatctccacctccagcaaTGGGCGAATCATTGTCGCCGACAGCAACAACCAGTGTATACAG ATATTTTCGAACGACGGCCTGTTCAAGATGAGGtttggggtcagaggtcgctcCCCGGGCCAGCTGCAGCGCCCGACCGGCGTCACGGTGGACATGAACGGGGACATCATCGTGGCCGACTACGACAACCACTGGATCAGCATCTTCTCTTCGGATGGGAAGTTCAAG AGCAAGATAGGCGTGGGACGTCTGATGGGACCCAAGGGTGTGGCCGTCGACAAGAATGGGCACATCATCACCGTGGACAACAAGGCTTGCTGCGTCTTCATCTTCCAGGCCAACGGGAAGCTGGTCACCAAGTTCGGGGCCAAAGGAACTTCAGACAGACAGTTCGCAG AAAAATGCGGTGCAAACATAGCACCGGATCAAAAGCTGAGTAAATCTGGCCCCGTCTTCA GTCCTCACTTTGTAGCCGTGAACAACAAGAATGAGATCGTAGTGACGGACTTCCACAACCACTCAGTGAAG gtatACAACGCAGACGGAGAGTTCCTGTTTAAGTTTGGTTCCCACGGCGAGGGGAACGGCCAGTTCAACGCTCCAACCGGTGTTGCCGTGGACGCCAACGGCAACATCATCGTGGCAGACTGGGGCAACAGTCGCATTCAG GTCTTTGACAGCTCAGGCTCCTTCCTCTCCTACATCAACACGTCTGCGGACCCCCTGTACGGGCCGCAGGGCCTGGCCCTCACGTCTGACGGACACGTCGCCGTGGCGGACTCTGGGAACCACTGCTTCAAGGTCTACCGCTACCTACAGTAG